A single region of the Pan troglodytes isolate AG18354 chromosome 18, NHGRI_mPanTro3-v2.0_pri, whole genome shotgun sequence genome encodes:
- the CX3CL1 gene encoding fractalkine isoform X2 — translation MQHLDRQAAALTRNGGTFEKQIGEVKPRTTPAAGGMDESVVLEPEATGESSSLEPTPSSQEAQRALGTSPELLTGVTGSSGTGLPPTPKAQDGGPVGTELFRVPPVSTAATWQSSAPHQPGPGLWAEAKTSEARSTQDPSTQASTASSPAPEENAPSESQRVWGQGQSPRPENSLEREEMGPVPAHTDAFQDWGPGSMAHVSVVPVSSEGTPSREPVASGSWTPKAEEPIHATMDPQRLGVLITPVPDAQAATRRQAVGLLAFLGLLFCLGVAMFTYQSLQGCPRKMAGEMVEGLRYIPRSCGSNSYVLVPV, via the coding sequence ATGCAGCATCTGGACCGCCAGGCTGCTGCCCTAACTCGAAATGGCGGCACCTTCGAGAAGCAGATCGGCGAGGTGAAGCCCAGGACCACCCCTGCCGCCGGGGGAATGGACGAGTCTGTGGTCCTGGAGCCCGAAGCCACAGGCGAAAGCAGTAGCCTGGAGCCGACTCCTTCTTCCCAGGAAGCACAGAGGGCCCTGGGGACCTCCCCAGAGCTGCTGACGGGCGTGACTGGTTCCTCAGGGACCGGGCTCCCCCCGACGCCAAAGGCTCAGGATGGAGGGCCTGTGGGCACGGAGCTTTTCCGAGTGCCTCCCGTCTCCACTGCCGCCACGTGGCAGAGTTCTGCTCCCCACCAACCTGGGCCCGGCCTCTGGGCTGAGGCAAAGACCTCTGAGGCCCGGTCCACCCAGGACCCCTCCACCCAGGCCTCCACTGCGtcctccccagccccagaggAGAACGCTCCGTCTGAAAGCCAGCGTGTGTGGGGTCAGGGACAGAGCCCCAGGCCAGAGAACTCTCTGGAGCGGGAGGAGATGGGTCCCGTGCCAGCGCACACGGATGCCTTCCAGGACTGGGGGCCTGGCAGCATGGCCCACGTCTCTGTGGTCCCTGTCTCCTCAGAAGGGACCCCCAGCAGGGAGCCAGTGGCTTCAGGCAGCTGGACCCCTAAGGCTGAGGAACCCATCCATGCCACCATGGACCCCCAGAGGCTGGGCGTCCTTATCACTCCTGTCCCTGACGCCCAGGCTGCCACCCGGAGGCAGGCGGTGGGGCTGctggccttccttggcctcctcttctgcctggggGTGGCCATGTTCACCTACCAGAGCCTCCAGGGCTGCCCTCGAAAGATGGCGGGAGAGATGGTGGAGGGCCTTCGCTACATCCCCCGGAGCTGTGGTAGTAATTCATATGTCCTGGTGCCCGTGTGA